From the Natrarchaeobaculum aegyptiacum genome, one window contains:
- a CDS encoding DUF7108 family protein, translating into MTDREHPADRPTPNRSAGESDSDSSLEGVDTGGEATSEGTGTDEETSAGRTDAGAETLPADVVDDVERLTRLERSTRDDHEAAQYAERVDDLLSAHGFTARIREDDGGDVLVCHPDSWLADGVVHPGRIDDVSRAVEIPLEGTEDPDDWTTVDTHNRDLASAVREAHGDVHGANAAALADFVSNHYAKEIESLSGPELREFREEYFVRNAWPSDRQRSAIDESIRLVFEVADVPVPEYDR; encoded by the coding sequence ATGACCGACCGGGAGCACCCTGCGGATCGACCGACACCGAACCGATCGGCGGGCGAGTCCGATTCTGACTCCAGCCTCGAGGGAGTGGATACGGGAGGCGAAGCGACTTCCGAGGGGACGGGGACCGACGAGGAAACGAGCGCGGGCCGGACGGATGCGGGAGCCGAGACGCTTCCCGCCGACGTCGTCGACGACGTCGAGCGACTGACGCGCCTCGAGCGGTCGACCCGCGACGACCACGAGGCTGCCCAGTACGCCGAGCGCGTCGACGACCTGCTATCGGCGCACGGATTCACGGCCCGTATTCGCGAGGACGACGGTGGCGACGTCCTCGTCTGTCACCCCGACTCGTGGCTCGCCGATGGCGTCGTCCACCCGGGTCGGATCGACGACGTCTCTCGAGCGGTCGAGATTCCGCTCGAGGGAACCGAGGATCCGGACGACTGGACGACCGTCGACACACACAACCGGGACCTCGCGAGCGCGGTTCGGGAAGCCCACGGCGACGTTCACGGTGCCAACGCAGCGGCGCTCGCGGATTTCGTCTCGAATCATTACGCGAAGGAGATCGAGTCGCTTTCGGGGCCGGAACTTCGCGAGTTCCGGGAGGAATACTTCGTCAGAAACGCGTGGCCGTCTGACCGCCAGCGATCCGCGATCGACGAGTCGATTCGACTCGTTTTCGAGGTGGCAGACGTGCCTGTGCCCGAGTACGACCGCTAG
- a CDS encoding PadR family transcriptional regulator, translating into MSEAQSITGEQSIARELTAFQTNILTILAKEPMYGLAIKRELEEYYGTEVNHGRLYPNLDELVDLGLVEKSELDKRTNQYALTDDGYEAVLDGVRWTLSKVVTGDDRADEIREIVDESY; encoded by the coding sequence ATGTCAGAGGCACAATCAATTACCGGCGAACAGAGCATTGCGCGTGAACTCACCGCGTTCCAGACAAACATCCTCACGATCCTCGCGAAAGAGCCCATGTACGGGCTGGCGATCAAACGCGAACTCGAGGAGTACTACGGGACCGAAGTAAACCACGGTCGTCTCTACCCGAACCTCGACGAGCTCGTCGACCTCGGTCTGGTCGAAAAGAGCGAACTCGACAAGCGGACCAACCAGTACGCCCTGACCGACGACGGCTACGAGGCCGTTCTCGACGGCGTCCGCTGGACCCTCTCGAAGGTCGTTACCGGCGACGACCGCGCCGACGAGATCCGAGAGATCGTCGACGAGAGTTACTGA
- a CDS encoding inorganic diphosphatase — MVNLWEDLETGPNAPEEIYAVVECLKGERNKYEYDKDIPGVVLDRVLHSNVHYPSDYGFIPQSYYDDEDPFDVLVLVEDQTFPGCVIEARPVALMKMDDDGEQDDKVIAVPSEDPRFDHIEDLEDITQQTRDEIDEFFATYKNLEEGKEVETLGWEDRQAAYDAIEHAQDLYEEHFG, encoded by the coding sequence ATGGTTAACCTCTGGGAAGACCTGGAAACCGGACCGAACGCACCCGAAGAAATCTACGCGGTCGTCGAGTGTCTCAAGGGGGAGCGAAACAAGTACGAGTACGACAAGGATATCCCGGGCGTCGTCCTTGACCGCGTCCTCCACTCGAACGTTCACTACCCGTCTGACTACGGCTTCATCCCGCAGTCCTACTACGACGACGAGGACCCCTTCGACGTGCTCGTCCTCGTCGAAGACCAGACGTTCCCCGGCTGTGTCATCGAAGCCCGCCCCGTCGCGCTCATGAAGATGGACGACGACGGCGAACAGGACGACAAGGTCATCGCCGTCCCAAGCGAGGACCCCCGGTTCGACCACATCGAGGACCTCGAGGACATCACCCAGCAGACCCGTGACGAGATCGACGAGTTCTTCGCGACCTACAAGAACCTGGAGGAAGGCAAAGAGGTCGAGACGCTGGGCTGGGAGGACAGGCAGGCCGCCTACGACGCGATCGAGCACGCACAGGACCTCTACGAGGAACACTTCGGCTAG
- a CDS encoding alkaline phosphatase family protein, with protein sequence MGLFDRLRGDGDPRVAFIGVDGVPFSLLSEHEAQFPNFAAIAEEGSAGEISSIVPPESSACWPALTTGSNPGETGVYGFQDREVGTYDTYVPMGNEVQADRIWDRVQEAGRRATVMNVPVTFPPQRNVQRMVSGFLSPGLEKAAYPDDLREYLEGLDYRIDVNPKLGHEEDKADFIEDAHATLDARFEAFEHYIAEDDWDLFFGVFMTTDRVNHFLFEDYERDGEYKAEFLEFYQKVDDYIGRLREAMADDVTMVVASDHGFTSLDYEVHFNEWLREEGWLSFSTDDPSELGDISDDTTAYSFIPGRFYLNLEGREPRGSVPEEEYDDVRDELADALLDLEGPDGRQVVDRVVPKEEAFRGDHDDIAPDLVAIPAKGFDLKSGFKADSDVFTSGPRNGMHSFDDTSLYVDRPDVTIDDADLFDIAPTILDLMDLEYSRSEFDGASLV encoded by the coding sequence ATGGGTCTGTTCGATCGATTGCGGGGTGACGGCGACCCCCGGGTTGCATTTATCGGAGTCGACGGTGTGCCGTTCAGTCTCCTCTCGGAGCACGAAGCGCAGTTCCCGAACTTCGCAGCGATCGCCGAGGAGGGAAGCGCCGGCGAAATCTCGAGTATCGTGCCGCCGGAATCGAGCGCGTGCTGGCCCGCTCTCACTACGGGGTCGAACCCCGGTGAAACCGGCGTCTACGGTTTTCAGGACCGCGAAGTCGGGACCTACGACACCTACGTCCCGATGGGTAACGAGGTCCAGGCCGACCGCATCTGGGACCGCGTCCAGGAGGCCGGCCGCCGGGCTACCGTGATGAACGTTCCCGTCACCTTTCCGCCCCAGCGGAACGTCCAGCGGATGGTCTCGGGCTTTCTCTCTCCCGGCCTCGAGAAGGCGGCCTATCCCGACGACCTCCGGGAGTACCTCGAGGGCCTCGACTACCGGATCGACGTCAACCCGAAGCTGGGTCACGAGGAGGACAAAGCCGACTTCATCGAGGACGCTCACGCGACGCTGGACGCCCGGTTCGAGGCCTTCGAACACTACATCGCGGAAGACGACTGGGATCTGTTCTTCGGCGTCTTCATGACGACCGACCGGGTCAACCACTTCCTCTTCGAGGACTACGAGCGCGACGGCGAGTACAAAGCGGAGTTCCTCGAGTTCTACCAGAAGGTCGACGACTACATCGGCCGTCTGCGCGAGGCTATGGCCGACGACGTCACCATGGTCGTCGCCTCCGACCACGGCTTTACGAGCCTCGACTACGAGGTCCACTTCAACGAGTGGCTCCGCGAGGAAGGCTGGCTCTCCTTTTCGACCGACGACCCCTCGGAACTCGGCGACATCAGCGACGACACCACGGCCTACTCGTTCATCCCCGGTCGGTTCTACCTCAACCTCGAGGGACGCGAACCCCGTGGGTCGGTCCCCGAGGAGGAGTACGACGACGTTCGCGACGAACTCGCCGACGCCCTCCTCGACCTCGAGGGCCCGGACGGCAGGCAGGTAGTCGACCGCGTCGTGCCCAAGGAGGAGGCGTTCCGCGGTGACCACGACGACATCGCGCCGGACCTCGTGGCGATCCCTGCGAAGGGCTTTGACCTCAAGTCCGGGTTCAAAGCCGACTCAGACGTCTTCACGAGCGGTCCGCGAAACGGCATGCACAGCTTCGACGACACGTCCCTGTACGTCGACCGCCCGGACGTTACGATCGACGACGCCGACCTCTTCGACATCGCCCCGACGATCCTCGACCTGATGGACCTCGAGTACAGTCGCAGTGAGTTCGACGGCGCGAGTCTGGTCTAG
- a CDS encoding DUF371 domain-containing protein, with amino-acid sequence MKEIIHARGHEHVSAEHASTFEVTTDDYLTPAGDCILAIEADRAPADFDPEFVDACRDADATITVTVEADGYSDSVTGRGDPDLEFTNDRSAVGRTSEYVDDRTIVLEADHAAEGFDRDLVDALADGAGATITLEVTETDA; translated from the coding sequence ATGAAGGAGATTATCCACGCCCGCGGCCACGAGCACGTCAGCGCCGAGCACGCGAGCACGTTCGAGGTGACGACCGACGACTACCTCACGCCCGCCGGCGACTGCATCCTCGCGATCGAGGCCGATCGAGCGCCCGCGGACTTCGATCCCGAGTTCGTCGACGCCTGCCGAGACGCCGACGCCACGATCACGGTCACCGTCGAGGCCGACGGCTACTCGGATTCGGTCACGGGCCGGGGCGACCCCGACCTCGAGTTCACGAACGACCGCAGCGCCGTCGGGCGGACGAGCGAGTACGTCGACGACCGCACGATCGTGCTCGAGGCCGACCACGCCGCCGAAGGGTTCGATCGCGACCTCGTCGACGCGCTGGCCGACGGTGCCGGGGCGACGATCACGCTCGAGGTGACAGAAACCGACGCGTGA
- a CDS encoding endonuclease III domain-containing protein, whose protein sequence is MSDDPEPTVNISGGTDGGGVVATFDPATADSRAERVVDRLGGLYWQKTYGGQDAFTCLVRTILSQNTSDVASQPAHDALLERYEPSAESDADLATALADAEQSVLAGTISAAGLYNQKSRVLIATAEWVLESFGTAAAFDAFVKDEDPETVRETLLEVTGVGPKTADCVLLFAGGRGGVFPVDTHVHRIYRRLGVAPPDADHEEVRAILEREVPAAKCGFGHTATIQFGREYCSARTPACLEDPDACPMGDRCDQVGVFPDSSEVVDPADAPD, encoded by the coding sequence ATGAGCGACGATCCGGAGCCGACGGTCAACATCAGCGGCGGTACCGACGGCGGCGGCGTCGTGGCCACCTTCGATCCGGCGACCGCCGACAGCCGGGCCGAGCGCGTGGTCGATCGCCTCGGTGGACTGTACTGGCAGAAGACATACGGCGGGCAGGACGCCTTCACCTGTCTTGTCCGAACGATCCTGAGCCAGAACACGAGCGACGTCGCCAGCCAGCCCGCCCACGACGCGCTGCTCGAGCGCTACGAACCGTCGGCCGAGAGCGACGCGGACCTCGCAACTGCGCTCGCCGACGCCGAGCAATCGGTTCTCGCGGGGACGATCAGCGCCGCGGGTCTGTACAACCAGAAGTCACGGGTCCTGATCGCGACCGCCGAGTGGGTACTCGAGTCATTCGGCACCGCAGCGGCCTTCGACGCGTTCGTCAAAGACGAGGACCCCGAGACCGTCCGGGAGACGCTGCTCGAGGTCACCGGCGTCGGTCCCAAGACGGCCGACTGCGTGTTGCTGTTCGCTGGCGGCCGTGGCGGCGTCTTTCCCGTCGACACCCACGTCCACCGGATTTACAGGCGGCTGGGCGTCGCGCCGCCGGACGCCGATCACGAGGAAGTTCGGGCCATCCTCGAGCGCGAGGTCCCCGCAGCGAAGTGCGGATTCGGCCACACGGCGACGATCCAGTTCGGCCGCGAGTACTGCTCTGCGAGAACCCCGGCATGCCTCGAGGATCCCGACGCCTGCCCGATGGGCGACCGCTGTGACCAGGTCGGCGTCTTTCCCGACTCGAGTGAGGTCGTCGATCCGGCCGACGCCCCAGATTGA
- the bluB gene encoding 5,6-dimethylbenzimidazole synthase, whose translation MAAFTDADRDAVYRTIFTRRDIRRFRDDPIPEDALERILEAAHHAPSVGFSQPWDLLVVRREETKAAVAEVADRAIAAAREAYDDPDRAAFDDLKLEGIRESPVNVCVTCDPTRGAPHVLGRSSMRRTDVYSTCLAVQNLWLAARAEGIGVGWVSFLYPYELQELLEIPPHVKPIAYLCLGYPEDGFPAEPVLQQEGWRERLDLEALVHEERWDGETTPAE comes from the coding sequence ATGGCTGCATTCACGGACGCCGACCGGGACGCCGTCTACCGAACCATCTTCACCCGCCGGGACATCCGGCGCTTTCGCGACGACCCGATCCCCGAAGACGCTCTCGAGCGGATTCTCGAGGCGGCACACCACGCCCCGAGCGTGGGCTTCTCCCAGCCGTGGGATCTGCTGGTCGTCCGACGCGAGGAGACGAAAGCTGCCGTCGCAGAGGTCGCAGACCGGGCCATCGCGGCCGCCCGCGAGGCCTACGACGACCCCGACCGGGCTGCCTTCGACGACCTTAAACTCGAGGGTATCCGCGAGTCGCCGGTGAACGTCTGCGTGACCTGCGATCCGACGCGTGGCGCGCCCCACGTGCTCGGCCGAAGTTCGATGCGCCGGACGGACGTCTACTCGACCTGTCTCGCGGTCCAGAACCTCTGGCTCGCCGCCCGCGCCGAGGGCATCGGCGTTGGCTGGGTGAGTTTTCTGTATCCCTACGAACTGCAGGAACTGCTCGAGATTCCGCCCCACGTGAAACCGATCGCGTACCTCTGTCTGGGCTACCCCGAGGATGGGTTTCCCGCCGAGCCGGTGCTCCAGCAGGAGGGGTGGCGCGAGCGACTCGACCTCGAGGCGCTGGTCCACGAGGAACGGTGGGACGGCGAAACGACGCCGGCCGAGTAA
- a CDS encoding glutamate--cysteine ligase, which yields MERGSRDSFTRMGTLGIEEEFFVVDEAGRPTSGTDELVYEHDPPELLEGRLDHELFKFVIETQTPLIEALDEARDSMCAVRQALIDHAEAHGYRIAAAGLHPLAKWRELEHAEKPRYQSQLDRIQYPQHRNTTAGVHVHVGVDDADKAVWIANELRWYMPVMLALSANSPFWNGFDTGLESARAKLFEGLPNTGIPTYFEDFEAFDRFERTMVETGSIDDRGELWFDVRPHTAHGTVEIRAPDGQADPDVVFAFVEYTHALVEWLAAEYDDGATGHADEQRRELLDENKWRAIRHGHDASFIARDLEGTVDLGDVVARECDRLGIDGIREVYERESGAERQRRLLEEEGEDALCESLFLQAD from the coding sequence ATGGAACGCGGGTCCCGGGATTCGTTTACGCGCATGGGCACGCTGGGGATCGAAGAGGAATTCTTCGTCGTCGACGAGGCCGGCCGTCCGACCAGCGGCACGGACGAACTCGTCTACGAACACGACCCGCCGGAACTCCTCGAGGGGCGACTCGATCACGAACTGTTCAAATTCGTGATCGAGACCCAGACGCCGCTGATCGAAGCCCTCGACGAGGCCCGCGACTCGATGTGTGCAGTTCGCCAGGCGCTGATCGACCACGCGGAAGCCCACGGCTATCGCATCGCGGCGGCGGGTCTGCACCCGCTCGCGAAGTGGCGCGAACTCGAGCACGCCGAGAAACCGCGGTACCAGTCACAACTCGACCGCATACAGTACCCCCAGCACCGGAACACGACCGCCGGAGTCCACGTCCACGTCGGCGTCGACGACGCCGACAAGGCCGTCTGGATCGCAAACGAGTTGCGCTGGTACATGCCGGTGATGCTCGCACTCTCGGCGAACTCGCCGTTCTGGAACGGCTTCGACACCGGCCTCGAGTCTGCCCGCGCGAAGCTCTTCGAGGGACTGCCAAACACCGGCATCCCGACGTACTTCGAGGACTTCGAGGCTTTCGATCGGTTCGAACGGACGATGGTCGAGACCGGGTCGATCGACGACCGGGGCGAACTCTGGTTCGACGTCCGTCCGCACACCGCCCACGGGACCGTCGAGATCCGCGCGCCAGACGGACAGGCCGACCCCGACGTCGTCTTCGCGTTCGTCGAGTACACTCACGCGCTCGTCGAGTGGCTCGCAGCGGAGTACGACGACGGCGCGACCGGCCACGCCGACGAGCAGCGCCGGGAACTGCTCGACGAGAACAAGTGGCGGGCCATTCGCCACGGCCACGACGCCTCCTTCATCGCCCGCGACCTCGAGGGCACCGTCGACCTCGGCGACGTCGTCGCACGCGAGTGTGACCGGCTGGGAATCGACGGGATCCGCGAGGTCTACGAGCGTGAGAGCGGGGCCGAGCGACAGCGTCGACTGCTCGAGGAAGAAGGCGAAGACGCCCTCTGTGAGTCGCTGTTTCTACAGGCCGACTGA
- a CDS encoding 2,3,4,5-tetrahydropyridine-2,6-dicarboxylate N-succinyltransferase, whose protein sequence is MSTLQSDVTELWDRKQAGEIDAQSAGSDAIDTLEAFLEALEAGEVRAAEKRDGEWEANEWVKQGILLNFGLRENQPFGYGGVDHYDVLPLRETEDLGARGTRNTPNGTAIRRGAYLGKDCIMMSPSFVNIGAYVGDGTLVDSCDTIGSCAQIGENVKIGANTLIGGVLEPVENAPVILEDGVSLGAGCRVTSGFVVGENSVVGENTLLTPRIPVYDLVEEEIIYGELPPERRAFIRYVESSVSDHDLFEGGAYKPAVVATDLETETLEATEREDALRE, encoded by the coding sequence ATGAGTACGCTCCAGTCAGACGTAACCGAGCTGTGGGACCGCAAGCAGGCCGGCGAAATCGACGCCCAGTCGGCCGGATCGGACGCCATAGACACGCTCGAGGCCTTCCTCGAAGCGCTCGAGGCGGGCGAGGTTCGGGCCGCCGAGAAGCGCGACGGCGAGTGGGAAGCCAACGAGTGGGTCAAGCAGGGCATTCTGCTCAACTTCGGCCTCCGGGAGAACCAGCCGTTCGGCTACGGCGGCGTCGACCACTACGACGTCCTGCCACTGCGCGAGACCGAGGACCTCGGTGCGCGCGGCACCCGAAACACGCCGAACGGGACGGCGATCCGACGCGGGGCCTACCTCGGGAAAGACTGCATCATGATGAGCCCGAGTTTCGTGAACATCGGGGCCTACGTCGGCGACGGCACGCTCGTCGACTCCTGTGACACGATCGGCTCCTGCGCCCAGATCGGCGAGAACGTCAAGATCGGCGCGAACACGCTGATCGGCGGCGTCTTAGAGCCCGTCGAGAACGCACCCGTCATCCTCGAGGACGGCGTCTCGCTGGGTGCCGGCTGTCGCGTCACGAGCGGCTTCGTCGTCGGCGAGAACAGCGTCGTCGGCGAGAACACGCTCCTGACGCCACGTATTCCGGTCTACGACCTCGTCGAGGAAGAGATTATCTACGGCGAACTGCCGCCCGAGCGCCGGGCGTTCATCCGCTACGTCGAGTCGTCGGTCAGCGACCACGACCTCTTCGAGGGCGGCGCATACAAGCCCGCCGTCGTCGCCACGGATCTCGAGACCGAGACGCTCGAGGCGACCGAGCGCGAGGACGCGCTTCGCGAATAA
- the dapB gene encoding 4-hydroxy-tetrahydrodipicolinate reductase, with amino-acid sequence MTVRIGVTGATGRMGREVLAAVADHDDCTTAFAVNRDPDGATVEGVGLEPAAEFDALVTDHEPDVVVDFTGPGSALEYARACAAAGVAFVTGTTGFDDDQRDALESLSDEIPVLHAPNFARGVQALVNVVGEAVRSLPGYDVEVVETHHNAKRDAPSGTANRLLEEIEAHGEFSGRKHGREGFDPREEDEIGIHVLRAGDVTGEHEILIAGNHEEVRLTHRAEDRGVFAAGAVDAAVWIAGAKAGWYDFADVIDA; translated from the coding sequence ATGACGGTACGGATCGGCGTCACCGGCGCGACGGGCCGGATGGGCCGTGAGGTACTCGCGGCCGTCGCCGATCACGACGACTGTACGACCGCATTCGCGGTCAACCGCGACCCCGACGGCGCGACCGTCGAGGGTGTCGGCCTCGAGCCAGCCGCCGAGTTCGACGCGCTCGTCACCGACCACGAACCCGACGTCGTGGTCGACTTCACCGGCCCCGGGTCGGCCCTCGAGTACGCCCGCGCCTGTGCCGCGGCTGGCGTCGCCTTCGTCACCGGGACGACCGGGTTCGACGACGACCAGCGCGACGCCCTCGAGTCGCTGAGCGACGAAATCCCGGTGTTACACGCCCCCAACTTCGCCCGCGGGGTGCAGGCGCTGGTCAACGTCGTCGGCGAGGCCGTCCGGAGCCTCCCGGGCTACGACGTCGAGGTCGTCGAGACCCACCACAACGCAAAGCGCGACGCCCCGAGCGGGACCGCCAACCGACTGCTCGAAGAGATCGAAGCCCACGGCGAGTTTTCCGGACGCAAGCACGGCCGCGAGGGCTTCGACCCGCGCGAGGAGGACGAGATCGGCATCCACGTCCTGCGCGCCGGCGACGTCACGGGCGAACACGAGATCCTCATCGCCGGCAACCACGAGGAGGTTCGGCTCACCCACCGCGCCGAGGATCGCGGCGTCTTCGCCGCGGGCGCGGTCGACGCGGCGGTCTGGATCGCAGGAGCAAAGGCAGGCTGGTACGACTTCGCGGACGTGATCGACGCATGA
- the dapA gene encoding 4-hydroxy-tetrahydrodipicolinate synthase: MTAIDFTGVFPAMCTPFDDDDRIDFDTLQEDAQRLEAAGVDGLVPVGSTGESATLSHDEHVRVVEAVIEAVDDVPVIAGTGSNNTREALELSERAAAAGADGLLLISPYYNKPEQRGLVEHFRTIADAVDLPQIVYNVPSRTGQNVEPDTAVELASHENITGYKAASGDLGQIGEIAERTVDEDFAVLSGDDALTVPAISVGATGTISVAANVEPERTCAMVGAALDGDYDRARDLHHELGPLFRHLFVETNPIPVKEAMEIRGYGPARLRSPLTRLSEEHVGEMERILEDLAEERPVLDAAEGDR, encoded by the coding sequence ATGACAGCAATCGACTTCACCGGCGTGTTCCCTGCGATGTGCACGCCCTTCGACGACGACGACCGTATCGACTTCGACACCCTGCAGGAAGACGCCCAGCGCCTCGAGGCCGCCGGCGTCGACGGGCTCGTCCCCGTCGGCTCGACCGGCGAATCGGCGACGCTGTCCCACGACGAACACGTCCGCGTCGTCGAGGCCGTCATCGAGGCCGTCGACGACGTCCCCGTCATCGCCGGCACCGGCTCGAACAACACCCGCGAGGCGCTCGAGCTTTCAGAGCGCGCCGCAGCGGCCGGTGCCGACGGCCTGCTCCTGATTTCGCCGTACTACAACAAGCCCGAACAGCGCGGGCTGGTCGAGCACTTCCGGACGATCGCGGACGCGGTCGACCTGCCACAGATCGTCTACAACGTGCCCTCGCGGACGGGGCAGAACGTCGAGCCGGACACGGCCGTCGAACTGGCCAGCCACGAGAATATCACGGGCTACAAGGCCGCCAGCGGGGACCTCGGCCAGATCGGCGAGATCGCCGAGCGAACGGTCGACGAGGACTTCGCGGTCCTCTCCGGTGACGACGCCCTGACGGTGCCGGCCATCTCCGTCGGCGCGACGGGGACGATCAGCGTCGCCGCGAACGTCGAACCCGAACGCACCTGTGCGATGGTCGGTGCGGCCCTCGACGGCGACTACGACCGCGCTCGAGACCTCCACCACGAACTCGGGCCGCTGTTTCGCCACCTATTCGTCGAGACCAACCCAATCCCGGTCAAGGAGGCGATGGAGATCCGCGGCTACGGTCCTGCCCGCCTGCGCTCGCCCCTGACGCGACTCTCCGAGGAACACGTCGGCGAGATGGAGCGCATCCTCGAAGACCTCGCGGAAGAACGGCCGGTCCTCGACGCGGCGGAGGGTGATCGATGA
- a CDS encoding MBL fold metallo-hydrolase gives MEVEFLGGAREIGRSAILIDDRLLIDFGMDSGNPPSFPIGDVDPEAVVVSHGHLDHVGTVPALLSGDARPEVHWTPPTYDLAMVLARDTLELHGGTYDCPFTETELARLTQVSRTHGYDEPFEAAGFEVTFYDAGHVPGSAHVLIAGDDTRLLYTGDYHTEDQRLVAGTTARPDADVVITESTYADTTRPPRAEIERAFVESLQTTIWEGGTVVVPAFAIGRTQEVLCLCARHDLECYVDGMGQRVTELFLREQNRPFLRDAAELRRGKGNARFVDGRDGQRKRIAEQNTVIVTTSGMLHGGPAMTYVPAIRSHPANKIAMTGYQVEGTPGRDLLETGSAEIDGRVMPVSAQVEQYDFSAHADREGLLAFLDSYRDSRVLVVHGDRCETFAEELRAEGFDASAPALGERVDLEA, from the coding sequence ATGGAGGTCGAGTTCCTGGGCGGTGCTCGCGAGATCGGTCGGAGTGCGATCCTGATCGACGATCGATTGTTGATCGATTTCGGGATGGACTCGGGGAACCCGCCGTCGTTCCCGATCGGCGACGTCGACCCCGAGGCCGTCGTCGTGAGCCACGGCCACCTCGACCACGTCGGGACGGTGCCCGCGCTGCTCTCGGGTGACGCCCGTCCGGAAGTCCACTGGACGCCACCGACCTACGACCTCGCGATGGTGCTCGCCAGAGACACCCTCGAGCTGCACGGCGGGACCTACGACTGTCCGTTCACCGAGACCGAACTCGCGCGGTTGACGCAAGTATCCCGAACCCACGGCTACGACGAGCCGTTCGAGGCCGCCGGCTTCGAGGTTACCTTCTACGATGCGGGGCACGTCCCCGGAAGCGCCCACGTCCTGATAGCCGGCGATGATACTCGACTGCTCTATACGGGCGACTACCACACCGAGGACCAGCGGCTGGTCGCCGGAACCACGGCGCGCCCGGACGCCGACGTCGTCATCACCGAGAGTACGTACGCGGACACGACACGCCCTCCGCGCGCAGAGATCGAACGGGCGTTCGTCGAGAGTCTCCAGACGACCATCTGGGAGGGCGGCACCGTCGTCGTCCCCGCGTTCGCCATCGGCCGCACTCAGGAGGTGCTCTGTCTCTGTGCCCGTCACGACCTCGAGTGCTACGTCGACGGGATGGGCCAGCGCGTCACCGAGTTGTTCCTCCGGGAGCAGAACCGGCCGTTCCTGCGCGACGCAGCCGAGTTGCGCCGCGGGAAAGGCAACGCCCGGTTCGTCGACGGCCGGGATGGGCAACGAAAGCGGATCGCCGAACAAAACACCGTCATCGTCACCACGAGCGGCATGCTCCACGGCGGGCCGGCGATGACCTACGTGCCCGCGATTCGCTCGCACCCGGCGAACAAGATCGCCATGACTGGCTACCAGGTCGAGGGCACACCCGGCCGGGACTTACTCGAGACCGGCAGCGCAGAGATCGACGGTCGCGTGATGCCCGTCAGCGCGCAGGTCGAACAGTACGACTTCTCTGCACACGCAGACCGCGAGGGCCTGCTCGCCTTCCTCGATTCGTACAGGGACAGTCGGGTTCTCGTCGTCCACGGCGACCGCTGTGAGACGTTCGCCGAGGAACTCCGTGCCGAGGGATTCGACGCGAGTGCGCCAGCCCTCGGAGAGCGGGTGGACCTCGAGGCGTAG